In a single window of the Panthera leo isolate Ple1 chromosome A1, P.leo_Ple1_pat1.1, whole genome shotgun sequence genome:
- the ZBED3 gene encoding zinc finger BED domain-containing protein 3 → MRSDEPTTPMEDSGAPDDATAQGGPCPGLAPAPPGRLGAPYCEAWGYFHLAPARPGHAAGQWATCRLCGEQVSRGPGFHSGTPALWRHLKSAHRRELEKSSARSSPAAAPGPLPPPPPPRGPSAEGDWARLLEQMGALAVRCSLRERELARREAAVEQGERALELRRRALQEEERAAAQTRRELQAEREALQGRLREVSRREGALALASTPLQTPLKEEPLGERDGYIITKVL, encoded by the coding sequence ATGAGGAGTGACGAGCCGACGACGCCCATGGAAGACAGCGGCGCGCCGGACGACGCTACGGCGCAGGGCGGCCCGTGTCCCGGCCTGGCCCCGGCCCCTCCCGGCCGCCTGGGGGCGCCCTACTGCGAGGCCTGGGGCTACTTTCACCTGGCCCCCGCGCGCCCGGGCCACGCGGCGGGCCAGTGGGCCACCTGCCGGCTGTGCGGGGAGCAGGTGAGCCGCGGCCCGGGCTTCCACTCGGGCACCCCGGCGCTGTGGAGGCACCTCAAGAGCGCGCATCGACGGGAGCTGGAGAAGAGCTCCGCCCGCAGCTCGCCGGCCGCCGCCCCGGgcccgctgccgccgccgccgcctcctcgcGGGCCCTCGGCCGAGGGCGACTGGGCGCGCCTGCTGGAGCAGATGGGCGCGCTGGCCGTGCGCTGCAGCCTGCGCGAGCGCGAGCTGGCGCGGCGCGAGGCGGCGGTGGAGCAGGGCGAGCGCGCCCTGGAGCTGAGGCGCAGGGCCCTGCAGGAGGAGGAGCGCGCGGCGGCCCAGACGCGGCGGGAGCTGCAGGCCGAGAGGGAGGCGCTGCAGGGGCGGCTGCGGGAAGTGAGCCGCCGCGAAGGCGCCCTGGCCTTGGCCTCTACTCCGCTGCAGACTCCGCTCAAAGAAGAGCCCTTGGGGGAGAGGGACGGCTACATAATTACCAAGGTCCTGTAG